The DNA segment ACGTATCAAATCTCCACTCTCTCCACTCTCTCCACTCTCTCCACTCTCTCCCCTCtccagttaaataataacaaataaaataaattaaaaaattattttattaatttttgaaattataaaatgtccaaataaccaaaataaattaatacaataaattattaagtaaggataaaatggaaaaaaattaagagcagttaagaggggaataagaaatgacacaatgaccataatacaataataaaattaaatattaatataaggataaaataggaaaaaaaaattaagagcagttaagaggggaatcccttttatatataggtatagatttatCAGGCTTGATGAAAACCAATTTCGGAGCCATTGAAAATATCTTTGTTAATGAACACGGTTAAGGCTAGTTCATGGCtcaatttttttactataaagaTAATCATTCTATATTTGCGATATATTTTGATAAGTTTCTTTACAGAACTTTAAAacataaagataaaaattactttctaactataaataaaaataaaaaacatattcaaCACAGTTTTCATAGTTCCATTTGAGATTAGACTTAAGAAAATACAATAAAGTTATCTATTTCCTAACCCAGAGACTGGAGAAAAGGTAAACAGAATACAAGAATATATGTTCTGATAAGGTTAACATTTATATAGGGATAAAATGATAAAACTAAGATTAGTATATTTGCAGTTTAATTCAATTTTGAACATGAAAACCCAAAAGCAAGccaaatcatttttttttaatttcatttttttcgttaacagttttttttttcctttcaatcTTTGGTTTTTCTAATCAATTTAGTGGTTTGGAACGATTTGATCGAGTATTGAACACTTCTCTGACTACATGTGCATGAATAATTTAGATGGAAGCTCAAAGTTTCCAGTAACAAGAGAATAGAAAAGCAAGTCAAAACTTGAAGTTAAAGGTTTGTCCTTGGGAAAAAGACTACATGGTACTATTATATGTTTCACAATTTGAGTTTGGTAATGTCGATCTTTGGGGGAGGATACGTATATGCCTCATAGTTGATTTGTTGGCCCAAGGTACTAAGTTTTGTGAAAGTCGTTATCAAATCAacctgaaaagaaaagaaaaagtaaagaaACCAAAGAAAACAAGTGTTctttaagccaaataaaagaGCTTCAAGAACTTCATTGCTGTTCGTGTATGTAGCTTATTCATAGATGAACTCACCTCATAATCTGTCCGAGAGACCGTTTCACGGCTCCTTTGGTATTTCTGAACCCATGGAGCAACATCAGGATCACTCGCCAACAAAGTTTCTGTTGCACTCTGATCAGGACCCAAGAACGCAGATAAAACAGCCAGCTGATCAAACACAAAAGGAAGTTAATTAGTGATATCAACTTCAACTTTATGGTATGTGGAGCATTATTTATGGCTTTTCATGATTATTTTTCTCAATTTATTTTTACCCTCTGGTCTACATTTTGACACTCCAAAGTCTGCTGCAGTGTTGAATGGAAAAACATAATAAAGAGGTAAACACATAACGGATCCATGAGGTGTTCAATAAAAGGTGGGAACAAGCAAGAAGTTCTAACTTGCAAGGATAACTagacaaaatttgaaaatgactATAGCTAGTGCAAGCTGAAGGCATTGAGAATGGCAAAAGGAAACTGGCAAATTTGTTAGTTAGTGTACAAACATTTGCACTAGCAGCATATAAGCAAAGATCACAATCTCTCCTCTGTGCACATGCATCTTTGATTGTATGTCTTTTTACATTTCAAGTTAGCAAAAAGAGCAATGAAATAAGTGAATTACCTGGCGAGGACCAAATCCGAGGGCAGAAAACTTGTCTTTCATTTCCTGCACACTTGCCTTCTCCCATACTGGAACTCTCCCCTCTGGATCCGGGTCTTGAGCATCAGCCCTACCAAATTGCCTATCAAACAAACCCCACTGTTCCACAATAAAAATTGCACGCATTTGCCAATAAGTAATGATTTAATAAAGCATATCATTGAACAAATCTAAACTTGTGGATTGTCACCTTAAAGATACTATTAAGCGTATAATAATTGGTTTATGAGTAAAGAATATGCAAACCTGCCCACTTGATCCGTATGCATTGTATAGGATACTCCCTTTCTCCACATTTCCACCACATTTGCTAATGGCAGCAGCTAAAAATGTAGCCTTGACAGCACTTTGTGCTGTAAATAATTAAGTCAATAAAGTCAGGGGAATTAGAAATATCTCCACTACTTCTACGACCAGAATCACAGATAACTTTAAATGAAATGGTCATTTTTAACAGACACAAAATATACAAGTGAAACAAGTATTGTTAATGGCTATTAAGCGTCAGCTAGGTGATGATAAAAAGTATAACCTGCATAATTGATCAGATCTGCATAGGAAATGGGTCCACCTTTGGAATATGAGTCTATTTCCTTTTTTGCTTCCTCTAATAAATTCAAGGCAGCAGAAAGCCCAGCATTTTCTGGTCTACTTATTTCTGAGCTTCAGGtagaattagaaaaataaagatgagAAAAAGTTGTGATTATTAGTGAGTAGAATTAAGTCAAAATTTCTGATGCATACAAATTGAGGTAACCAAAAATTGCCAGTGAAACGAGACATCTAAGATACAATACTAATAAACAAGAAAGCACAGCttccaaaattttataaaagtcACCTTCTAAGAAGAGAGACAGAGAGAAACCTAAAAAAAGTAGGGAGTAATGGATGCAGTAATAAGATAACGATCAGTGCACCTTGGTAGACAAACCATTCtataaaaagaattaaagaaTCTACCTACGGTTATTTGTTAACATCATTATTCAGGGGTAGTTTGGTTTAAGAAATTTCTATTTCCACTTTATTTGCATTTTTCAgaagtttgtatagaaataaATCAGTGAAGAtaacttttcttgtttttattttcattttctgtttTCACTTTTTCCCATAGGAACTccagaaaaaagaaaacaaagtaaaaaccTAAATTGAGAACagaaaatattttgtcaaaCCAAACAGACCTTTAGGTTCTATTAGTTACAGGGAATAGTCTCGTGAATGTTAAACCCAAAAAGAAGTACCTGAACCGTATAGAGCCATTTGGACCACCTGATTTTGTTGCCTACAAACTTAAGCATACGCCAATCAATACTCATTTTAAATGATAGAAAACAAGTGCATATTAATATAGACTTGTGTGTTTTTCTCACCTTATCATAAGTCACAGCATCATTTATAGCCAGTGTCAGTAAGGATGGAATAATATCAGGATTTCCCTGAAAAGCAGTCCTATGTTAGATTATACGTATATCCACCATATAAGGAGTTCCATTTTCTGGACAAAACTAAATGCACCTTAGAAGTTTGCTGAATGTATAGCCTACAAACAGGAAATTTTTTACAATTAAATGTAAGTCAGAATATTATACCTTTATGGCATTAAAAAGTGTTTCCTTAACTTGAGCTGTAAAAGTAGAAAGAACTCAGCTAAGAGAGATCAGTTGAGATTGACATTACTAATATTCATATGAACATCCCTAAAGGATCTTACACTGAAATTCAGAACGCTGTCTCCGCTGTATCAAATCAGCTGCATTAGCCATTCCAACAAGTGATCCAGAGCTTCCAAAAATTTCCTAAAAACCGATACAACTGACCGAAACTCATCATCACATCAATCTTATGCACTAACATAACAACAGATATTATAGTGTATTGCAGTAAGCGTCTATATCTGTGAATAATGTTGGGAAGATAACAAAAGTAACAAAGGAAGTGAAAACCAAATCAATTCATTCCTATATAAATAATAGTAGGCTCTAGAAAAATATCAAgtgaaaaacaataataataggcAAAACAATGGGATGCACCAAACTAAAAGAGAGATACTAGCAGACACCAAAACTTTTAGCATGAGAAAACCTCAATATGAAGGAAAAAACCATGGGATCTCTAGTAAAAATTCcactaataataattaatggGCACACCGCAAGTACTCTGGGAACCTCCAAAGATCAACAGAAAAATTTCTCTTCACCAACAAGGTGGATAACAACACAAAAAAATCCCAATAACTATCTAGGTAGACAATAGAGAGGACCAAATACATGGGATAATTGGTATACAACATCTTCTCTAAGCTAGCTTTTCTACACAGATTTGTACAGGAAACAAAGGAGAATGGCTAAGAGGTCTGAAGAGAATAACCTGCTAGCACTCTTGGATATTTTTCCATTCTATTACGTATCAGTTGGGGCTAGGGAGATTGATTTGAGAGTGACCTCAAGACTCAAGGTAAAGAGTTATGGTGCAAAGGCCAACGACAACTAAGTTATTTTAGATAGTGGAAAAACCTCACATGGGGACTATAGCATCCATGTTAGAGATTGAACTTGTATAAAAATCCTAGTGCATGCACCTTCTTCCATTTCTCTCATTTTTGGTTtgattggttgttcttgtttgttatttgtcaaaattttcattttcattttctgacATCAGGAGGTATCTCATTGCAAATATGAGCTACTTGCAATACATCAGTCTTACCTTTATCATTGGTGTTTTGCTCTCTGTTAAACATCTTAGGTATATATATCAGCTACCTAAATGACATCTAAATCTTACTAATTTGTTACTAAGTGACTCGTTCTCCACATGAGTTAAAGCTATCTTATATTTAACTATTATTACCCTTATAGTTACACAATGGGTATGGATATTTGGTATGGGTAAAATGTTGTTTATTTATCTTTAAGCCATTACAAGCCATAGATGTTGGGGCAAATTAAATAAAGTTTGTCCAACCCTGAGTCATTTTAGGTAATGTTGTTGCTGTAACCTTAAGCCCATCATCATCAACCAAAGAAAACTTTACAGATCTTCAAAtatggaaaaagaaaaaacccAGAGAACAAAATGCAGATATCATGATTTAGACCAAAGttaacacttgcaagcataacgCAATTCAAATGAATCCAATTATTGTTAGTTCAAGACAAATATCCTTGTTAATTGAAGtaaaatactttatattttaaaacgtGCACTAAATAGATTCCTACTTGCGTCATTGTCAAATAATGATTCTATTTTTACGAGTGAAGCATATTCATTCATCACATGGAAATGGTAGAtcttttaaaagtaaataaacaaaattgaaaaaagaaatagagaACACCTGAATTTCTCAAAAAGCCTGCAGTAAAATGGTTCTTACCAAACCAAGGGTTGCCCCAACGCATTTAAGAACTTCTCTCCTTCTCCAATGGAACGGTTCTTCAGCAGCAACATCGCTTATGGTCTTATTACAACAAATGGAAACCTAAGAACACATTGAACACGAGCAAACAACGGTTATAACTGATTTACAATAAGTAAGAAACAgttgaagttaaaaaaaattgagctTTTCTTTGTCATCTTAGTGCAAAATTTGAAACCCATTTCTCATAATTCATGAACAATGCTACCTAACAGCATCCATGAACTTGAGAAACCAATCATTGCAACTGCATTGTGTGTTTAGAGACACTGGTAGAGCAAAGAGCAAACTTACTGAACGAGGCTGGTATCTGGTGGAGGGTGGTGTATCATTAGCAGCGATTGAAAGCAGAGAAGGGCAAGTTGAGAGGAAGGAGACACCCATTGCTGCAACCACAACTATCTTGTTTGGTGTCTCTAGAGAGAGATGCAAAACCAGAAAAATGGAAGATTTGAAGTTATGTGGAGTGTAGAAGGTCACACGTGATATGCGTTATCCAGAGAAATCTGCACCCTATCTCGTATGTGACCCAATCCTTAAATTTTGATCCTGCAAAACaggatattttttaataagatgAAACCAATTTAgtataatcaaattttaaataaaatattcgtAAATATATCTCTTGACCAAACTATggagtaaaatataaaaactacaTTACATTCACACTTTTATTTCTACACTTTCATTTTAtttctaagaaaaaaataatagagatTAACTTCAAATACAATCGATAAAAAAAGTAAACGAGAATAGATTTAAAAAAGTTCATAAACTgattttaatcaaattttaagtctatttatttattcaaccgaataatttaatttatattttgaattgaaaagaattaattcatttattgtatttaaatataatattgtatatttaaattattgattaattaataaagaatttaattatattatatttacaaTACATTTAAATTTACTAGAATATGACATcgaatttatattatttttttaataataaaattatgtaatttatttataaatttgagataaattttaaattaggaaTATAAcgatattataaaaaatcagaatatatatatatatgtttgataaattttatatataaaatatttaataacttttaaaaaattgcaaaaatataattgaataaagacagaaaataaatctaaaTCAAATGCTTAAATGTTAGTTTATTTTGGTTTAAATTTAtcttaaatcaaaattatataacattgattattatgtttagtttaaatagctttttaataataaaaaaccgAGTGAAATCAAATCGTGGCTCaatttcctatctagcaccatttacacttttatttccctatctaacactcttttgtttttatttccctatctagcacccttttgtttttattttcctatctagcaccctttttttttatttccctatctagcaccatttcaaaaataaataaaaaataaaaaattaatttttttttgctaattttaattttgaatatattaaaaaaaaagtatttttaatgtttaaaatgttagaaatataattaatgaataaagaaatgagtttttacaaaataaaaataaaaaagtaataaattaaaaatgtttagtttaatttttttgtaagaatgaagaaaataaaaaattaaactctacaacaacataaaagttgaatttataaacataaattagtatttattgttattattattattgataatgaaatcatgttaatttcaaataaaaaatgcaggacataattataaaaaaatcaaagtcaattagtattaattaatattgaacgcaaaaataatattgaagtgtctatctaccctaaatgcaaaatcctaaaaaaaactaatgcaattgctacacttaatgcttaaaaatgagaaaaagaaaaatgtaaaaataaatatatatatatatatatatagaaaataaaaacagcaacattgCAACAGATCTTTCATGTTATGAAACACTATTTGATGGAACTCAGAAATGAAGAGTACTGGTCTGCATACACTGGTCAAATACTATGTCCAAGTCCTGACATGAAAATAACCTCAAAGGGAATACCTAAGTCAAGTCGAATAAAAACTGATATGGACATAAGAGAACAACATAAttgaacaaaaaaaatgttcatattgtcaaacaccagGACACACAAAAAGAACATGTTCCAACATTATTGAATTGTGCACTTCTCGTCTTTAATTAttaccattgaagaaaatattaaatgaatgatcatctttcatttatttttcattttatgatcaacatctacttatttagtatcgtcttatatctcttatctttatcttgtttggatttttttttatatcttgtatatttatcttattttgttttgcctttattttatatcttatatgtttctagttattatttttttctgccattgtttatttatttttgttttttgtttttattttattattgctgtttttattttctatacttatttatttttgcattttttttcttctcatttttaaacattaagtgtagcatttgcattagtttttttttaggattttgcatttagggtagacacttcaatattatttgtgtgtccactattaattaatactaattgactttgttttttttaattatgtcctgtatttttttactttaaattaacatgattacatcatcaataataataaaaataaatactaatttaggtttatagattcaacttttatgttgttgtagggtttaattttttattttcttcattcttaaaaaaataattttaaactaaataattttaatttattactttttttttattttgtaaaaactcatttctttatttattaattatatttctaactattttaaacattaaaattacttattttttaatgcattcaaaattaaaattatcaaaaaaataataattatttatttatttatttttgaaatgatgtagatagggaaataaaagcaaaagggtgctagatagagaaataaaaacaaaagggtgctagatagagaaataaaatcaaaagggtgttagttagggaaataaaagtgtaaatgatgCTTGATAGGGAATTTACCCTCAAATCGTGAACAGCTCTAtaaattaatacattttttcttccaattttaACCAACCGCAAACAACTGTTACGTGATTGTTAAGTAATTATTCTAAAATTCATCaaaatatcataattataatttattatttcattataGTTTATTTATTGTAGAATTTTTTCCCCTCTCAAAATAATACTTGTGTAGAATTATgtccttttatttattatttaaaatttaaaatatgaataaaacaatatgataaaaaagatgagtgaatgttatttattttaatgttattttctaATTGTGGTAATGGATACTTTTATAGTTGTTAATAAACGACGTATAgttagtaatttttattaatcttaTATAAGGGATTCATATTGTAAGAGAAAAACATAAGATTCGTTCATAGTAATAAAAGTTTTGATAAATCTTATAAGTATTATAAGTATTCTAAATTTAAGTGAGAAAGTTATAACCTTTGTATTTCTTACTTTAGTTATCATATGATCTCTTATAGCTCCACTTTTTGTCCATTATATTTATACGAGAAAATAATGTTGCACCTCTTTTTCTCGTGTCAAATTGCGTCTTCGGTGTGAAATGTGTATTGGAGGTGGGTAGGTATTCGATCTGCacaacataataatataaagtcCAATTTTGTAAAGTTTCATT comes from the Phaseolus vulgaris cultivar G19833 chromosome 8, P. vulgaris v2.0, whole genome shotgun sequence genome and includes:
- the LOC137824059 gene encoding thylakoid lumenal 29 kDa protein, chloroplastic isoform X2 produces the protein MANAADLIQRRQRSEFQSQVKETLFNAIKGNPDIIPSLLTLAINDAVTYDKATKSGGPNGSIRFSSEISRPENAGLSAALNLLEEAKKEIDSYSKGGPISYADLINYAAQSAVKATFLAAAISKCGGNVEKGSILYNAYGSSGQWGLFDRQFGRADAQDPDPEGRVPVWEKASVQEMKDKFSALGFGPRQLAVLSAFLGPDQSATETLLASDPDVAPWVQKYQRSRETVSRTDYEVDLITTFTKLSTLGQQINYEAYTYPPPKIDITKLKL
- the LOC137824059 gene encoding thylakoid lumenal 29 kDa protein, chloroplastic isoform X1, yielding MGVSFLSTCPSLLSIAANDTPPSTRYQPRSVSICCNKTISDVAAEEPFHWRRREVLKCVGATLGLEIFGSSGSLVGMANAADLIQRRQRSEFQSQVKETLFNAIKGNPDIIPSLLTLAINDAVTYDKATKSGGPNGSIRFSSEISRPENAGLSAALNLLEEAKKEIDSYSKGGPISYADLINYAAQSAVKATFLAAAISKCGGNVEKGSILYNAYGSSGQWGLFDRQFGRADAQDPDPEGRVPVWEKASVQEMKDKFSALGFGPRQLAVLSAFLGPDQSATETLLASDPDVAPWVQKYQRSRETVSRTDYEVDLITTFTKLSTLGQQINYEAYTYPPPKIDITKLKL